GGTGGGGTAGAACAATAACACCTTCAGGAACAGGAGTCCCATTAATTTTCCTGGTAGGCTGTCCAAGATTCAAATCTGTATAGTAAATATCAAACACATTTACAGCAATGGATGGTAGATTGGAAATCCACCTTGCAGATTTAGAATTCGAATCGATAGCCAGTAATGATGAGTCGTGGAAAGGAGCAATATATACGCCGTCATGGGATTCAAGGTTTTGgttcaaaagatcttcGTTAATGTTATCTGGACCCCAACAGGTATACGTGATATTCCACAACAATTCATTGTGAGAGTATATTGTCAGTTGGTAAGTGGTCTTACCTAAAGTGATAGTAAATTCTGGACTGCCATCTTCGACACGTGAATTGTCAACGTCTGGATACTTTGGtatttcatctttttccaaTAAAGGGGGATAAAGAGCAACTAAATCATTAGGGGAGGATTGCCCATAATTGCTTAAGATTCTTCCAGTCTGAGCATCAATCTTGTAAAGTGATGTTTCTCGTAGTCCAGTATAAATATACttatcattttgaaaactaaATGGAGAGCTGAGTACAAGGGATTTTATATTCATTGGAAATCTCTCCAGTCCATCCCGAGGAGTAAAGCAGTAAAGTGCACCATCTTCAAAGGGTTCAATGATCCATGTCACATGGTCATCTTCATTTATTTCTGGTATAGAGGCAGTGAGCTCACTGTTGTTAGTGCTGGTTTTGAAATATATGGTTTTATCAGCGTCCGagtaatttttcttccctaTTTTCTCGGTAtagtttgaagttgaagcAACAGAAACCAAGGGCTGATGACCCAATAACGTCCAAAACACTTCTCCGGTATTTCTATTGAGCGCGTGAATATTTCCTTCTATATCTGAAGCTAAGAGAAGATTGGTGATATTGAAGTCTTCCAAGTTACGACCAGTATAACAAGGAAGCTCTGCTGCTTTTGGAGAATAGTTCTTGACGACCACATTATGAGTAAACGCAGATACAATTGCGCATGAAAGATGCCAAATCAACCATCGCATGATATAATTATCACTCACTGCAGGCTACAACCAGTAAAGATTCTGCAGAGTATAATAGTATGCGAGTCAATTTCTTGAGGTAATAGTTAGTGCCTCTAAATTAACCTGTAGTAATGTAGGAAGAAAAGTAAGGAGGGTAACTCTACAAAAAGGATTCGTGAATCTAAGTAGTTGTGCGAATTCGCAACTTCGATATACTTATGCATGTCCATGACATGAATCTTGAGACAAAAAATTTTATCTATTTTACTAGGTAAAAGTTGAGCTGCTTATTTTCGTTAACTTCGAATATACcaaattgttgatcaatttttttctttgtttttgattttttggcTGGACCATAATCTCTATTGCACTTAACGATTCATTAGTACGTTTCCCTTCACAAGAGACCAGTCAATGAAAGCATCTTCGCCATATCTCTTGACGAGCCATTCATTGCATTTCCTGTAATGGTGGGAGTCAAAAAAACCTCTAGACGCACTCAAAGGGCTAGGATGAACGGTCTTTAGAACCAAATGATTTCCATTAAGCCGGCAAGAATCAATGGTTCTCTGAGCTGGCCCACCCCATGCCATGACAACAATTCCTTGGTTCTTGGAAGTATTATAGTCAATAAGTTTCTGGATAGCAGCTTTGGTGAAAGTTTCCCAGCCTTTATTAGAGTGAGAATTAGCATTGTGGGCTCTTACTGTCAAACAAGTGTTTAACAATAAGACTCCCCTTTGAGCCCACTGGGTCAAGTCTGCTGTATCCGGGATTTTGAAGCTGGGATAATCAGTCTTCAGTAGCTTGTacatattcttcaaagaggGAGGAATTCTAGTTTTAGGGTCTTTTACTGAAAATGCCAACCCATGCGCTTGATTATAATTGTGATACGGGTCTTGCCCTAAAATAAGAACTTTGATCTGGGGAAGGGGAGATAAACGTGTCCATGAGTACCACGAGTCTCTAGGTGGAAATACCACTACACCACGACATTCTTCGGTAGCTAGAAACCTTTTGAGATCTAAGAAGTACGGCTTTTGCAGCTCTTCATGTAATACTGCTAGCCATGAATCATCCATGGTAGTGATTTCTGTGTCCAGAAGTTGTCTTTCCTCATCTGTCAACCCAGatatccatttttttttatcaaaTTTAGCACACGATGGCATTTGTTCTCTAGGAAGAGAGCATAAGCTACGCCTTTTTTTTAATGTACTGTCTTCTACTATGCCCGACGATTCCACCAACACGCTCTTTTTATTAATCGAACTAAACCCACTCTCTGGTTGCAAGCCATTCAGAGGTATATCTTTTGTAGGGAAAAAATCACTAAGaatcttttgctttttAAACGAGCTCACAATACCTTCGGATATTCTCTTCTTATAATTGGTCATCAGCTTAACACTGAGTTAGTCAAAACTAAAGGCAGTCGGAAAAGCTCCTGGGACGCGCGAAGAGCATACTAGTACCATGGTTGGAGTGAGCAAATCAAGACTAGTGGTTTTCTCCACAAGTGTCAGCTGGAAATATGTCTTTTAAATTTCGACGACGGAAATATTTGAGAGAGGTTGCCTGGTTCGGTTAGTATGGgagaactttttttttgttggacACAAACGTCTCAGCGCCGTCTATTTTGGCTTCACTGCCCCGTCAAGCaaacaaaagttttgaCTCGAATTTACCGCACAAGATTACTGTAGAAACTTTCTGGTCTGGGTGTCTATCTTATTTGATACTAACTCTCCATTAGTTTAATCAAATGGGAGATTCTAGCAATCACGGCAAAAGGTGGCCTGGACTCCTTTGGCATCATCGAACTGCAACTGTGGCCAGTAGTCCTTCAGCCTTCAATGGCGACAACAACTTCTCACATTGCGAGCAGATAAGTAAGCCTACTTTAAAACATGATGGAACTCAAAGTAATTCTGTTGAGAACTTGTTAATAGAGGAAGAGAGATGCTCATACGATGCAACTACTGATAaagaagaacttcaaaTGAAGGCATCATATCGCTCTTGGCCTTTTTGGAGTAATAGTTCATACTCAGTTGTCGATTCGAAAACTGACGATAAAGACAAAAGCAGCAACCAAGGAAATCCCAAAGTGCAATTTTCCCGAATCACGTCGACTAGAAATCTGAGTTTGGATCAGTCGAATGTGGCGTTACCTCATGGGAAGCACGAATTAAGCACTGTGTTACCGTCCATAGGATGTCTTCCTTTGAAGCACACTACAACAATGTTATTCGATCGTTTCTACAGATTTTCGTCTCTTCTTGGTATTAAAAGTTCTGTGCCAAGGCGATTATATAGAGTAGTTGAACCCAGGAAGCCCAAAAGGGTTGTGATTATTGGTATACATGGATTTTTTCCTACAAAGGTTTTAAGGCCGCTGATTGGCGAGCCCACAGGAACTTCAGTAAAGTTCAGCAACGAGGCAGAAAAGGCAGTAAGGGCTTGGGCAAAGAAACATAATGCGGATATCAGTATTCAGAAGATAGCactagaaaaagaaggaaatgttATTAGCCGGgttgaatattttctcAGTgagatgaagaattggaCTGAAGAAATCCGTAAGGCtgatttcattttttttgcCGCCCATAGCCAGGGCACTCCAGTTTCTATAATTTTGTTAGCTCAATTATTATCTGAAGGTATTATGGACGACAAGCGGACAATAGGAATACTGGCAATGGCTGGGATAAGCAACGGCcctttctttggaatcgaccaaagattttttgtCAGAGCCTATTCAACTATAGAGAATGAATCAATGATGGAACtgtttgaatttcaaaacctgAGAACACCTCTTTCCAAATTATACGTGCAGAGCATACGGGAGATTATCAGCCATGGAGTTAAAATAGTTTTTGCAGGATCAATTGATGATCAATTAGTTCCACTTTACTCCGCCCTAGCGTTCCATGTCCGTCATCCCAATATATTTCGTGCAGCCTATATAGATGGCTGCTCCAAAACTCCAAAGTTCGTTTCGGATACTGTTTCTATCTGTTGTACATTGTATAACCTAGGTTTTTCTGATCATGGTGTTCTTAAGGAGATTAGCCCCGTCCTGGCAGGTCCGTTGACTGGTGGTGGTCACTCTAAGATTTACAATGAAAGAGATGTTTATGAATTGGCAATACAGttttttttggaaactACTAACCTTGATGACTACTTCCCAAAGCAGCCTGTTATTATCAAACATTTTGAACTAAAATTTCTCGCTGCTAATCCGTTTCATCTTCCATGGTGTATGAGAGGGTTGATGTTCGAAGCACACAAATTCCTTCCTTCTGGAAAGAGCaaggttgaaaatatcCTAACAGAATTCAACAACTGGAATCCTGATTCGaagtctttgaaagatatgaAGTACAGGTTAAATGGCTTAGGGACAAAACTGTGAGCAGATTACTACCACAGCAACAgttgagttttttgattcCGAAGCTAATTAAATTTGGTCCTCAAACTGACTGCCTAACTCAAATGGAATATTTTAGAGATCACAAATATATAAATGCACATCTATATCATAGtacaaagaagataaaaTCAATAGATCAATCGATGAGACACCCCACGCCTCAAAACTCGATACCTACAAACAGAAGCGAAAGAATCTGAATTCCGTCTGTAGTTGACATGTTTATCGCTTCGTAGCCTGAAGTCGCGTCctagaaaaaaataatcCACTACTTCGTCCCATATGGATTATAGAACAAGGACATTTTTAGCCTTTTGGCTTTTTGGAGTGGTAAACAATGTGCTGTATGTGGTCATTCTAAGTGCTGCTGTTGATCTTCTTAAAGAAAACCCTGGGGTACCTAAGGCTGCAATACTAATGGCTGACATACTTCCCGCGTTTTTAGCAAAGATTGTTGCTCCATTTTATCTTCATTCTATACCCTATCCAGCTAGGGTATCGATACTGATAGCCTTGAGCAGTACTGGTATGATTGTAATAGCGTGGTACAAACAGCTGAAACTAATCTTCATTGGTGTGGCTTTTGCATCTTTAAGTTCTGGACTTGGTGAGGTAACCTTTCTTCAGTTAACACATTTTTATGAGGATCTTTCCTTGAAAGCATTTAGTTCTGGAACCGGCGGGGCCGGAATTTTAGGAAGCTTCACTTATTTGACTCTCACCACTTTTTTTGGTATTCCAGTTCCCATCACATTGCTTTTGTTTAGTGTTCTCCCGT
This is a stretch of genomic DNA from Komagataella phaffii GS115 chromosome 3, complete sequence. It encodes these proteins:
- a CDS encoding Uracil-DNA glycosylase translates to MTNYKKRISEGIVSSFKKQKILSDFFPTKDIPLNGLQPESGFSSINKKSVLVESSGIVEDSTLKKRRSLCSLPREQMPSCAKFDKKKWISGLTDEERQLLDTEITTMDDSWLAVLHEELQKPYFLDLKRFLATEECRGVVVFPPRDSWYSWTRLSPLPQIKVLILGQDPYHNYNQAHGLAFSVKDPKTRIPPSLKNMYKLLKTDYPSFKIPDTADLTQWAQRGVLLLNTCLTVRAHNANSHSNKGWETFTKAAIQKLIDYNTSKNQGIVVMAWGGPAQRTIDSCRLNGNHLVLKTVHPSPLSASRGFFDSHHYRKCNEWLVKRYGEDAFIDWSLVKGNVLMNR